A window of the Dyadobacter pollutisoli genome harbors these coding sequences:
- a CDS encoding alpha-L-fucosidase has translation MIKKITCLFFFATSAVFAQTPPKPYGALPAPRQVAWHETEVYGLIHFTPTTFENKEWGYGDADPKTFNPTDFNAEQIVLAAKAGGLRGVVLVAKHHDGFALWPTKTTEYNISKSPFRDGKGDLVKEVADAARKHGLKFGVYCSPWDRNNAKYGTPEYLAIYREQLKELYTNYGELFMSWHDGANGGDGYYGGTREKRSIDNTTYYQWDSTWTNLTRKLQPTANIFSDIGWDVRWAGNEDGSVNETSWATLTPKPSEGQNVAVPGQANATENPGGTRNGKFWIPAECDVPLRKGWFYHPTEKPKTPEKLFDLYLKSVGRGAALDLGLAPDTRGQLHEDDVAALKAFGDHIKQTFATNLAAKGGSKAVNVRGYNSVYSAKNILDGRPETYWATDDDFKTPEVTIDMSQPITFDIISIQEFIKLGQRIEEFAIDAWQGTEWKEIHKGTSIGAKRLVKLAAPVTSAKVRLRITKSPVSVAISEFGLYKDSE, from the coding sequence ATGATAAAAAAAATAACCTGCCTGTTTTTCTTTGCTACGTCTGCTGTATTCGCCCAAACCCCACCAAAACCTTACGGCGCATTGCCCGCACCCAGGCAGGTAGCATGGCACGAAACGGAAGTTTATGGCCTCATACACTTTACTCCTACCACTTTTGAAAACAAGGAATGGGGCTACGGAGACGCTGACCCGAAGACATTCAATCCGACAGACTTTAATGCGGAACAAATTGTACTGGCAGCGAAAGCAGGTGGGCTCAGAGGTGTCGTTTTGGTGGCAAAACACCATGACGGATTTGCGCTCTGGCCAACAAAAACAACCGAGTATAACATTTCAAAAAGCCCATTTCGTGACGGAAAAGGCGATCTTGTGAAAGAAGTTGCCGACGCGGCGAGAAAGCACGGACTCAAATTCGGAGTATATTGCTCTCCCTGGGACCGTAATAATGCCAAATACGGCACGCCCGAATACCTGGCCATTTACCGCGAACAGTTGAAAGAACTTTATACCAATTACGGGGAATTGTTTATGTCCTGGCACGATGGCGCCAACGGAGGCGACGGCTACTACGGAGGCACCAGAGAAAAACGCTCGATCGATAACACTACCTACTATCAATGGGATTCAACCTGGACGAACCTGACACGTAAATTGCAGCCGACAGCTAACATTTTCAGCGATATCGGCTGGGACGTGCGCTGGGCTGGCAATGAGGACGGAAGCGTGAACGAAACATCCTGGGCGACATTAACGCCAAAACCTTCGGAAGGCCAGAATGTGGCAGTTCCAGGCCAGGCCAATGCTACTGAAAATCCCGGCGGTACACGAAACGGGAAGTTCTGGATCCCTGCCGAATGTGACGTTCCATTGCGGAAAGGCTGGTTTTATCACCCTACCGAGAAACCTAAGACACCCGAAAAACTTTTTGACCTGTACCTGAAAAGCGTTGGTCGCGGTGCAGCGCTGGATCTTGGTCTCGCGCCCGATACACGCGGTCAGCTGCACGAGGATGATGTGGCTGCGCTTAAAGCATTTGGCGACCACATTAAGCAGACTTTCGCTACTAACCTTGCCGCAAAAGGAGGTTCAAAAGCAGTGAATGTGCGTGGTTATAATTCTGTTTACAGTGCCAAAAACATTCTCGACGGAAGACCGGAAACTTACTGGGCGACGGACGACGATTTCAAAACGCCGGAAGTAACCATTGATATGAGCCAGCCAATTACATTCGACATTATCAGCATTCAGGAATTCATTAAACTGGGCCAGCGGATCGAAGAATTTGCGATAGACGCATGGCAGGGAACTGAATGGAAGGAAATCCATAAAGGTACCAGCATTGGCGCCAAGCGGCTTGTGAAGCTGGCAGCTCCTGTCACATCCGCCAAAGTGAGACTACGGATCACAAAATCTCCCGTGAGCGTGGCAATCAGTGAATTTGGTCTTTATAAGGACTCGGAGTAG
- a CDS encoding RNA polymerase sigma factor, which produces MLLLAQFTKHTDDAILWNCFRNGDEDAYTELARRYYRPLTQYGQRFTPNMQVIEDALQDLLVHLWLHRESVNDTPSVKFYLIKSFRNRILKTIKPLAEEVELTNHFDDLNTEFSREDSMIQGENDLALKKQVRNVMDQLPSRQQEVIYLRFFQNLKPEEIAGLLSINPQSVSNLIQRALSNLRELWTATTSCSLFFYSFYQMLY; this is translated from the coding sequence TTGCTGCTCTTGGCTCAGTTTACCAAACATACCGATGATGCCATACTTTGGAACTGTTTCCGGAATGGGGATGAGGATGCCTACACGGAGCTGGCCCGCCGCTACTACCGTCCACTGACGCAATATGGGCAGCGGTTTACTCCCAATATGCAGGTGATTGAAGATGCATTGCAAGACTTGCTGGTACATCTCTGGCTGCACCGTGAATCTGTGAATGACACACCGTCGGTCAAGTTCTATTTGATCAAATCATTCAGGAACAGAATCCTGAAGACCATTAAACCGCTGGCCGAAGAGGTGGAACTGACCAACCATTTCGATGACCTGAATACTGAATTTTCACGCGAAGATTCCATGATCCAGGGCGAAAATGACCTGGCATTGAAAAAACAGGTCAGAAACGTAATGGACCAGCTTCCGTCCCGCCAGCAGGAAGTCATTTACCTTCGTTTTTTCCAAAATCTCAAACCGGAAGAAATCGCCGGTCTTCTCTCCATCAATCCCCAGTCGGTCAGTAACCTTATCCAGCGTGCATTGTCAAACCTCCGCGAACTCTGGACCGCTACTACTTCATGTTCCCTCTTCTTTTATTCTTTTTACCAAATGTTGTATTAA